In Solanum pennellii chromosome 7, SPENNV200, the following are encoded in one genomic region:
- the LOC107026583 gene encoding xyloglucan galactosyltransferase XLT2-like → MLQLNLSKRSSNSNEHHHDSSKKSKLTFELKHAFHSVKSQIPLTHCVWLLITILLQILILFFLIRSSPPHPPPSNSQQLLALNPDCQSGYVYVYDLPATFNTEFIDKCEELDPWKSRCKAVSNGGFGPSATGLESVVPEDITPAWYWTDMYAAEVIYHNRMLSHKCRIMDPEKATGFYIPFYAGLDIGKFLWFNYTAKDRDRKSEMVLDWLKEQPTFTRANGVDHFIMLGRLTWDFRRLTANDSEWGSSLLYMPSMKNVFRLSVEKHQNDDLEESVPYPTAFHPRSESDIVQWQNYIRNYDRTKLFSFVGAKREKIKNDFRGVLMDYCKSEENCLAVDCATTVCSDGAPAIMEAFLDSDFCLQPRGDGLTRRSTFDCMLAGSIPVYFWRGTFKGQYEWHLPWMAESYTVFIDHDNVRDTNGSLILQVLQQIHKDKVKEMRETLINLLPKFVYATPGKDLGSVKDAFDITIDRVLKRLKSRRDQYFDS, encoded by the coding sequence ATGCTGCAGCTGAATCTCTCGAAGAGATCCAGCAACAGTAACGAACATCATCATGATTCTTCTAAGAAATCCAAACTAACCTTTGAGCTCAAACACGCTTTCCACAGCGTCAAATCTCAAATCCCTTTAACTCACTGTGTATGGCTTCTTATTACCATATTACTCCAGATCTTAATCTTATTCTTCCTCATCCGCTCCTCTCCACCTCATCCACCGCCCTCCAACTCCCAACAGCTGCTAGCACTCAACCCGGACTGTCAATCCGGTTATGTTTACGTCTACGACCTACCTGCTACTTTTAACACGGAGTTTATTGACAAATGTGAGGAACTAGACCCGTGGAAATCGCGTTGTAAAGCGGTTTCCAACGGTGGGTTCGGGCCCAGTGCTACTGGGCTCGAAAGCGTTGTACCGGAAGATATCACTCCAGCTTGGTACTGGACTGACATGTATGCTGCGGAGGTTATTTATCATAACAGAATGTTGAGTCATAAGTGCAGGATTATGGATCCGGAAAAAGCAACAGGGTTTTATATTCCGTTTTACGCCGGACTTGATATTGGGAAGTTTTTATGGTTTAATTATACGGCGAAAGATCGAGATCGGAAAAGTGAAATGGTTCTCGATTGGTTAAAAGAGCAGCCGACTTTCACTAGAGCTAACGGAGTAGATCACTTCATTATGCTTGGTCGATTAACTTGGGATTTCAGACGATTAACTGCGAACGATTCAGAATGGGGATCGAGTTTGCTCTACATGCCATCGATGAAGAATGTGTTCCGTTTATCAGTTGAAAAGCATCAAAACGATGATTTAGAAGAAAGCGTACCTTATCCAACAGCTTTTCACCCGAGATCTGAATCCGATATAGTTCAATGGCAGAATTACATCCGGAACTACGACCGTACAAAGCTCTTCTCCTTCGTCGGAGCTAAGCGTGAGAAAATCAAAAACGATTTCCGAGGAGTACTAATGGATTACTGTAAATCCGAAGAAAACTGCCTCGCCGTCGACTGCGCCACCACCGTCTGTTCCGACGGAGCACCGGCTATTATGGAAGCGTTTCTAGATTCCGATTTCTGCTTACAGCCACGAGGAGATGGGTTAACTAGACGATCTACTTTTGACTGTATGTTAGCTGGTTCAATCCCGGTTTATTTCTGGAGAGGAACATTTAAAGGTCAGTATGAATGGCATCTGCCATGGATGGCGGAGAGCTACACAGTATTCATCGATCATGATAATGTGAGAGATACAAATGGAAGTTTGATTTTGCAAGTTTTGCAACAGATTCATAAAGATAAAGTGAAGGAAATGAGAGAGACATTGATTAATCTTCTTCCTAAATTTGTTTACGCAACGCCAGGTAAAGATTTAGGGAGTGTTAAAGATGCATTTGATATCACCATTGATAGAGTATTGAAGAGATTGAAATCTCGCAGAGATCAGTATTTTGATTCGTAA